Proteins found in one Miscanthus floridulus cultivar M001 chromosome 4, ASM1932011v1, whole genome shotgun sequence genomic segment:
- the LOC136549295 gene encoding sugar transport protein MST3, giving the protein MAGGAIVNTGGGKDYPGKLTLFVLLTCIVAATGGLIFGYDIGISGGVTSMDPFLKKFFPEVFRKKQEAKTNQYCKYDNQLLQTFTSSLYLAALIASFFAATVTRVLGRKWSMLVGGLTFLVGAALNGAAQNVAMLIIGRILLGIGVGFANQSVPVYLSEMAPARLRGTLNIGFQLMITIGILAAELINYGTNKIKAGYGWRVSLALAAVPAAIITLGSLFLPDTPNSLLERGHPEEARRMLRRIRGTEDIGEEYADLVAASEEARQVQHPWRNIVKRRYRAQLTMAVFIPFFQQLTGINVIMFYAPVLFETLGFKNDASLMSSVITGLVNVFATVVSIVTVDRVGRRKLFLQGGAQMIVCQLVVGTLIAAKFGTSGTGDIARGYAAVVVVFICAYVAGFAWSWGPLGWLVPSEIFPLEIRPAGQSINVSVNMFFTFCIAQAFLTMLCHFKFGLFYFFAGWVVIMTVFIALFLPETKNVPIEEMVLVWKSHWFWKRFIADEDVHVGGNHLQMAKNGGDTKGADA; this is encoded by the exons ATGGCCGGCGGTGCCATCGTGAACACGGGCGGGGGCAAGGACTACCCGGGCAAGCTGACCCTCTTCGTCCTGCTCACCTGCATCGTCGCCGCCACCGGCGGTCTCATCTTCGGGTACGACATCGGTATCTCGGGCGGCGTCACCTCCATGGACCCGTTCCTGAAGAAGTTCTTCCCGGAGGTGTTCCGGAAGAAGCAGGAGGCCAAGACCAACCAGTACTGCAAGTACGACAACCAGCTGCTCCAGACCTTCACCTCCTCCCTCTACCTCGCCGCGCTCATCGCCTCCTTCTTCGCCGCAACCGTCACCCGCGTACTCGGCCGCAAGTGGTCCATGCTTGTCGGAGGCCTCACCTTCCTCGTCGGCGCCGCGCTCAACGGCGCCGCCCAGAACGTCGCCATGCTCATCATCGGACGCATCCTCCTCGGCATCGGCGTCGGATTCGCCAATCAG TCTGTGCCGGTGTACCTGTCGGAGATGGCGCCGGCGCGTCTCCGTGGCACGCTCAACATCGGGTTCCAGCTGATGATCACGATCGGCATCCTGGCGGCGGAGCTGATCAACTACGGCACCAACAAGATCAAGGCCGGGTACGGGTGGCGCGTCAGCCTGGCGCTGGCGGCGGTGCCGGCGGCCATCATCACCCTGGGCTCCCTCTTCCTCCCCGACACCCCCAACTCCCTCCTGGAGCGGGGCCACCCCGAGGAGGCGCGGCGCATGCTCCGGCGCATCCGCGGCACGGAGGACATCGGCGAGGAGTACGCGGACCTGGTGGCGGCGAGCGAGGAGGCCCGGCAGGTGCAGCACCCGTGGCGGAACATCGTCAAGCGCCGGTACCGGGCGCAGCTCACCATGGCCGTCTTCATCCCCTTCTTCCAGCAGCTGACAGGGATCAACGTCATCATGTTCTACGCGCCGGTGCTGTTCGAGACGCTGGGGTTCAAGAACGACGCCTCACTCATGTCCTCCGTCATCACGGGGCTCGTCAACGTCTTCGCCACCGTGGTTTCCATCGTCACCGTCGACCGCGTCGGGCGCCGGAAGCTGTTCCTCCAGGGCGGCGCGCAGATGATCGTGTGCCAGCTCGTGGTGGGCACGCTCATCGCCGCCAAGTTCGGGACCAGCGGCACGGGCGACATCGCCAGGGGTtacgcggcggtggtggtggtgttcaTCTGCGCCTACGTGGCCGGGTTCGCCTGGTCGTGGGGGCCGCTCGGGTGGCTGGTGCCGTCGGAGATCTTCCCGCTGGAGATCCGGCCGGCGGGGCAGAGCATCAACGTCTCCGTCAACatgttcttcaccttctgcatcgCGCAGGCGTTCCTCACCATGCTCTGCCACTTCAAGTTCGGGCTCTTCTACTTCTTCGCCGGCTGGGTCGTCATCATGACCGTCTTCATCGCGCTCTTCCTGCCGGAGACCAAGAACGTGCCCATCGAGGAGATGGTGCTCGTCTGGAAGTCACACTGGTTCTGGAAAAGGTTCATCGCCGACGAGGACGTGCACGTCGGCGGCAACCACCTGCAGATGGCCAAAAACGGCGGCGACACCAAGGGGGCCGACGCCTGA
- the LOC136549291 gene encoding uncharacterized protein — protein MVRFFCFSSSTAQHRSKEGFSPADETMRAASNKDSQLKTMTASASPNQMADENNRSAVSGHCGTSPSSHQECCRSEDLNRYVCSDEGKEVGHLKKSQSLGNMLQKDHDHNSSEGSEFDVTNHEHKGDPSSFKRGEVVGESTKTCSPKNEDDFDASSDLISHDFCEPLGDHTVDSDSHHRMSYSQSKFPRSQSAIFQNDSTSDPEGSVDSEILGSRCRSVDGLCSLIDEKFDNLSGGEMHRSKSNFDVYCAPSSPNVYRASNIDDRGSVGCSDAAAEGQRSTGSTEENFVRDGILVGHEYWDGKYICGDHSLDPVAPFCADPGDVCHHSGNDGDLSEATDQEREKLWNRDSTLHQSLVVEVPESVNISDTNDISGEPEHSKTDIDEDPSELTPRTYNIKRIEDWINQIDINDIALDEQGESSNSALAKSSEPMAGVPAVRPDAKSLLGMEIAYTYISKLTPASSSAQLANHGLVVIPRLSAFSGLRVLNLSGNSIVRVTAGALPKGLHMLSLSKNNISTIEGLRELTRLRLLDISYNRISRIGHGLASCSSLKELYLAGNKISEVDGLHRLLKLKVLDLRHNKISTSKGLGQLAANYNSLEAINLDGNPAQKNVGDEHLKKYLLGLLPNLVVYNKQPIRATGSKDVSDRHTRKISSSHRSDRGGRSDRKSSRLVGASSSHMPQSSRHARSGYASSSVLKYTRARSTPMTLLGSRPAEHVSAIDVSKHTQTEGKAQ, from the exons ATGGTTAGGTTCTTTTGCTTTTCATCCTCTACTGCACAGCACAGATCCAAG GAGGGGTTTTCCCCAGCAGATGAAACCATGCGTGCAGCGTCAAATAAGGATTCTCAGTTGAAGACCATGACTGCTTCAGCTAGTCCAAACCAGATGGCAGATGAAAATAACCGTTCAGCCGTGAGCGGGCATTGTGGCACTAGCCCATCATCTCATCAAGAATGCTGCAGATCAGAAGACTTGAATAGATATGTATGCTCTGATGAGGGCAAGGAGGTTGGGCACCTAAAGAAGAGCCAGTCTCTTGGAAACATGCTTCAAAAGGATCATGATCATAATTCTAGCGAAGGCTCTGAGTTTGATGTTACAAACCATGAACACAAAGGCGACCCctctagtttcaagagaggtgaAGTTGTTGGAGAATCTACTAAGACGTGCAGCCCAAAAAATGAGGACGATTTTGATGCCTCATCTGACCTAATCAGCCATGACTTTTGTGAACCTTTGGGTGATCACACTGTTGATTCTGATAGCCATCATCGCATGTCTTATTCCCAAAGCAAATTCCCAAGATCACAATCTGCAATATTTCAGAATGATTCCACCAGTGATCCAGAAGGTTCTGTCGATTCTGAGATACTAGGGTCTCGTTGCAGATCTGTTGATGGTTTATGTTCACTGATTGATGAGAAGTTTGACAACCTGAGCGGTGGTGAAATGCATCGCAGTAAATCGaattttgatgtttattgtgcaccttcttctccaaatgtgtacCGGGCATCCAACATCGATGACCGTGGTTCAGTAGGTTGCTCTGATGCTGCTGCAGAGGGTCAACGGTCCACTGGAAGCACAGAAGAAAATTTTGTCAGGGATGGGATCCTAGTAGGTCATGAATACTGGGATGGCAAATACATTTGTGGTGATCACTCACTGGATCCAGTTGCCCCTTTCTGTGCAGATCCAGGGGATGTTTGTCACCATTCTGGGAATGACGGTGACCTCAGTGAAGCTACAGatcaagagagagagaagctGTGGAACAGAGATAGCACACTCCACCAGTCCCTTGTAGTTGAAGTGCCTGAGTCGGTGAACATTTCTGATACAAATGACATTAGTGGGGAACCTGAACACAGTAAAACTGATATTGATGAGGACCCAAGTGAACTTACTCCAAGAACCTACAATATTAAAAGAATCGAGGATTGGATCAACCAAATTGATATCAATGATATCGCTTTGGATGAACAAGGAGAAAGTTCAAATTCTGCTTTGGCCAAATCTAGTGAGCCAATGGCTGGTGTTCCTGCTGTGCGGCCTGATGCTAAAAGCCTGCTTGGCATGGAGATAGCTTACACTTATATTTCAAAGTTGACTCCTGCTTCATCATCGGCACAGTTGGCAAACCATGGTTTGGTTGTGATTCCAAGACTGAGCGCATTCTCAGGTTTGCGCGTATTGAACTTATCAGGGAACTCAATTG TGCGAGTAACCGCAGGAGCTCTTCCAAAAGGCCTTCACATGTTAAGCCTGTCGAAGAATAACATATCAACAATCGAAGGCCTCAGAGAATTGACACGATTGCGCTTGTTGGATATCAGCTATAATAGGATATCTAGAATTGGTCATG GACTGGCCTCCTGTTCCTCATTGAAGGAGTTATATCTGGCTGGTAACAAGATCAGTGAGGTAGATGGTCTTCACCGGCTTCTGAAACTTAAGGTTCTGGACTTGCGCCACAACAAGATTTCTACATCAAAGGGCCTTGGGCAGCTAGCTGCGAATTACAACTCTCTAGAAGCCATTAACCTTGATGGCAACCCTGCACAGAAGAATGTAGGTGATGAGCACCTGAAGAAGTACCTGCTTGGTCTCCTGCCAAACCTCGTTGTGTACAACAAGCAGCCTATTAGGGCGACTGGTTCAAAAGATGTCTCAGACCGCCATACCCGCAAGATCTCTTCTTCGCACCGTTCTGACCGTGGTGGTAGATCGGACCGCAAATCTTCCAGATTGGTGGGTGCCTCATCTTCTCACATGCCACAGAGCTCACGACATGCACGCTCTGGATATGCCTCAAGCTCAGTGCTGAAGTACACAAGAGCTCGCAGCACGCCCATGACTTTGCTGGGATCAAGACCTGCTGAACATGTGAGTGCCATAGATGTGTCGAAGCATACTCAGACAGAGGGAAAGGCGCAGTAA